The genomic stretch GGGAACAAGCGGAAGTTCCGGCGGTGGAGGCAAAAGAAACGCCCGAATTGAGCCGGGATCATGCAAATCCCGGCTCCGCGGCAGGAACGGCGGAAAGGAACGGGACCGGTTCGCCGCAGGAGCCGGAAGGAAAGAGGGAAATCGGTTCACCGGCGGGACGGGAAGGGGGTGACGGCGGTTTTGCGGATGAAAAGGCCGCCGCGGAAGGAACCCTTTCGCCGGAAGACCCGGAAACAGGAACAGGGACCGGCGCGTCTGAAGAAACTTATGTCGAAGACGGAAAAGCTGCGTCGGATAATGCGGAGGGCGGAAAAGGAAACGGGGAGCCGTCCGGCGTGGGGGTTCCGGATGCGACGGCGGTTCCGGAAAATCTAGCGGAACCGGCAGGAAATTCTGCGAAAAAGGGCCTGCCTCCGGGAGAAAAAATGGAGGAAGAGGGGAATCCCGCAACCGGCGGGCCATCCGTTTCAAAGGATTCGGCGGTCGAAGGAACGGGGGAAACCGCCCGGCCGAAGAAGAGGAAGGGAATCTGGAAGGGACTGCTTCAGTCATTCGCCGCCGCCATTGCCGGTTCGGCCATCACCTTGGCCGCGGCGGCCCAAATGGACCTTTTCCACCCGGATTCCTCGGCGAAGGATTCATCCGAAGCCTCGCAAAAGGCGAGCGTTTCGACGAGCGGCGGCAATTCTTCGCTGAGCGTCGATCAACTTTCCACGACGGGCAGCACGGTGGCCGATATCGTGGAAAAAACTTCGAAGGCCATCGTCGGCGTCGTCAATCTCTCCAAACAAAATCAACGTTTTCCGGGGGAAACGCTGGAAAGGGAAAATGGGAGCGGCTCCGGTTTCATTTATAAAGCGGCGAAGGGAGAAGCCTACATCGTGACAAACCATCACGTCATTGACAACGCCGACAAAATTGAGGTTTCCCTGTATAACGGAAAAGTGTTGACCGCGGAATTGGTCGGGAGCGATGAATTGACCGATCTCGCCGTATTGAAAATAAAAGG from Caldibacillus debilis DSM 16016 encodes the following:
- a CDS encoding trypsin-like peptidase domain-containing protein → MADQNFENERKETGKDRFSPKSPGEQAEVPAVEAKETPELSRDHANPGSAAGTAERNGTGSPQEPEGKREIGSPAGREGGDGGFADEKAAAEGTLSPEDPETGTGTGASEETYVEDGKAASDNAEGGKGNGEPSGVGVPDATAVPENLAEPAGNSAKKGLPPGEKMEEEGNPATGGPSVSKDSAVEGTGETARPKKRKGIWKGLLQSFAAAIAGSAITLAAAAQMDLFHPDSSAKDSSEASQKASVSTSGGNSSLSVDQLSTTGSTVADIVEKTSKAIVGVVNLSKQNQRFPGETLERENGSGSGFIYKAAKGEAYIVTNHHVIDNADKIEVSLYNGKVLTAELVGSDELTDLAVLKIKGNFDITPLSFGDSDQLRVGDPVLAIGNPLGLELSRTVTQGIVSGVNRSITVGTSLGSWDVDVIQTDAAINPGNSGGPLINLSGKVVGITSLKISQNGVEGLGFAIPSNQVVKIVNELMEKGQVVRPYLGVGLAGINEIPPYYQESLAGDVSEGAVVLSVDETSPAAKAGIQVKDIIVSIDGKQVKDADELRKYLYNETSPGDTVTIKFYRDGQLRSVKVKLASTEERSNE